The Lates calcarifer isolate ASB-BC8 linkage group LG14, TLL_Latcal_v3, whole genome shotgun sequence genome has a segment encoding these proteins:
- the si:ch73-335l21.1 gene encoding insulin receptor substrate 1-B: MDNQASEQQHHHSCEDVRKSGYLRKQKSMHRRYFVLRAASERGPARLEYYESEKKFRGKAPVPKKAVALETCFNINKRADSKNKHMIVLYTRAESFAIAAENEADQDEWYQAMVDLQCKSKNPTDSGAAGDYGVPNPGPAFKEVWQVKVWPKGLGQAKNLVGIYRLCLTDKTVNFVKLNSDAAAVVLQLMNVRRCGHSENFFFVEVGRSAVTGPGEFWMQVDDSVVAQNMHETLLEAMKALSEEFRQRSKSQSNSGPGGGATASNPISVPSRRHHPNPPPSQVGFTRRPRTEPPGATNSGAGGSSANASPTPRHSFPRSRTASDGGKGEDGLAGTTLLQGPSSSPSTNGSCSTTPILRSKSVRSAPTTLAKTPLGLMRSISTPAPSPAPSLSSSSGHGSEFGGVTSSAGAGPGSGAYSRVPSHRASVSGSPSDYGSSDEYGSSPGDHTLLPSPSLPGSSVGSVSSQSLSEEGANYILMGQRSGAASGGSNQGSLTSSSLPAPGTPTCGSQPQTRRVLRRSSSRECEAERRLLSKRASLPPMTLERLAPRQRRAEEPSEEDSADYAIMSRSTSRESFSSTSSCTQRESGMGAGSAGGGGGYLDVAGEFKSEGSGGAGGSVDLGVDNGYMSMLPGVTQPPVSMSQSLAVSVPDSDSKPADDYMAMTPNNSVSPPQQIRPPPTSDGYMIMSPNSSCSPDQRGGLSGGAWVGSGSADSRAGSDYMNMSPISARSVNGSPPPPDHTSHLETSSQQQAPKMVYSYYSLPRSYKHNPSAGHFDDGPGRGRRPNGSCSRGMGGGRTMGGRQEQPAVENPVVGRHLSLSSSSYSSSSASSESLGESEDRATQALAGGAQSKDGSKLQQRRGSGGFSKQGGHTRNRPVSLFVDVSKANTLPRVRENPLPPEPKSPGEYVSIEFKGEKCSQTGVTGGRGRGLRHGLSLPHCSSSQHPQHRPTSCLGNFVPLSRSPSAPITPPAASEYVNMDLGPSPSPSPLSLTPLVFPSFHTPPTPPTLAHAPKACDEGSSGPHEESAKVAEAPLRKSRENAPSVTESESPTSCGDYTEMAFSLNSNTVPRSSSSVSPKAPSPTRTDPSVPVLSRGLDFPLAKPGLNPDHGAKVIRADPQGRRRHCSETFLASPSLPTSTSTSSSSSTASLFPEHAQAVARRLGFESMLWGNGAVNDTPAQCPISGQQPLPTNSQTSSTEQGLNYIDLDLVNKESPHLGLDGPSGSQAPSRLFSVLGGGSGIGGVGAAVGSSSSSSLNTYASIDFYKSEELRTHQNGNKEGTEC, from the exons ATGGACAACCAAGCGAGcgagcagcagcaccaccacagCTGCGAGGACGTGCGGAAGAGCGGCTACCTCCGCAAGCAGAAGTCCATGCACCGGCGGTACTTCGTGCTCCGCGCCGCCTCGGAGCGCGGCCCGGCCCGCCTGGAGTACTACGAGAGCGAGAAGAAATTCCGCGGCAAGGCCCCCGTCCCGAAGAAAGCGGTGGCGCTGGAGACGTGCTTCAACATCAACAAGCGGGCCGACTCCAAGAACAAGCACATGATCGTGCTGTACACGCGGGCCGAGAGTTTCGCCATCGCCGCGGAGAACGAGGCGGACCAGGACGAGTGGTACCAGGCCATGGTGGACCTGCAGTGCAAAA GTAAGAACCCCACTGACAGCGGGGCTGCGGGGGACTACGGCGTGCCAAATCCTGGGCCTGCGTTCAAAGAGGTGTGGCAGGTGAAGGTGTGGCCCAAAGGCCTGGGTCAGGCCAAGAACTTGGTGGGCATCTACCGCCTTTGCCTGACCGACAAGACGGTCAACTTTGTCAAGCTCAACTCTGACGCTGCCGCCGtggtgctgcagctgatgaatgtCCGGCGCTGCGGCCACTCCGAGAACTTCTTCTTTGTCGAGGTGGGACGCTCTGCTGTGACAGGCCCGGGCGAGTTCTGGATGCAG GTGGATGATTCAGTGGTGGCCCAGAACATGCATGAAACCTTGCTAGAGGCCATGAAGGCGCTGAGCGAAGAGTTTCGCCAACGCAGCAAATCTCAGTCAAACTCTGGCCCTGGGGGAGGTGCTACTGCTTCAAACCCCATCAGTGTTCCCTCACGCCGTCACCACCCAAACCCTCCCCCCAGCCAGGTGGGCTTCACCCGCCGGCCCCGAACCGAGCCTCCTGGAGCCACAAACAGCGGAGCAGGGGGCAGCAGCGCCAATGCTTCTCCCACCCCACGGCATAGCTTCCCGAGGTCTCGCACGGCCAGTGACGGGGGGAAAGGTGAGGATGGGTTAGCGGGGACCACACTGCTCCAAGGGCCGAGCTCCAGCCCCTCCACCAATGGCTCCTGCTCCACCACCCCAATCCTCAGGTCAAAGTCAGTCCGTTCAGCCCCCACCACGTTAGCTAAAACTCCGCTAGGGTTGATGCGCTCCATCTCCACTCCGGCGCCCTCTCCGGCCCCAAGCCTCTCATCTAGCTCTGGGCATGGTTCTGAGTTTGGAGGTGTAACATCCTCTGCTGGTGCTGGTCCAGGGTCTGGTGCTTACAGTCGTGTCCCCTCCCATCGCGCCTCTGTCTCAGGCTCCCCCAGCGACTACGGCTCCTCAGATGAGTATGGCTCTAGTCCTGGGGACCACACGCTCCTCCCCTCCCCAAGCCTCCCTGGAAGCTCCGTTGGTAGCGTCAGCAGCCAATCCCTCAGCGAGGAGGGAGCCAACTACATCCTCATGGGCCAACGTAGCGGTGCTGCCAGTGGCGGCAGTAACCAAGGGAGCTTGACGTCCAGCTCCCTGCCAGCGCCAGGAACACCAACCTGTGGCTCCCAGCCCCAGACCAGGAGAGTGCTGCGTCGCTCCTCCAGCCGCGAATGTGAAGCCGAACGTAGGCTGCTAAGCAAGCGGGCCTCCTTACCTCCTATGACCCTGGAGAGGCTGGCTCCACGTCAGCGTAGAGCTGAGGAGCCATCAGAGGAAGACTCAGCCGATTACGCCATCATGTCGAGGAGCACCAGCCGCGAGTCCTTTTCTTCCACCTCTTCCTGCACACAGAGGGAATCTGGCATGGGTGCTGGGtcagcagggggaggaggaggatactTGGATGTGGCGGGGGAGTTCAAAAGTGAAGGGAGTGGAGGAGCAGGTGGTAGTGTAGATTTAGGTGTAGACAATGGTTATATGTCCATGCTGCCTGGCGTCACTCAGCCTCCAGTATCCATGTCCCAGTCTTTGGCTGTCTCTGTCCCAGACTCAGACTCTAAACCTGCTGATGATTACATGGCCATGACGCCCAACAACAGCGTGTCCCCTCCACAGCAGATCCGGCCTCCACCAACTTCTGACGGATACATGATAATGTCCCCCAATAGCAGCTGCTCCCCTGACCAGCGTGGAGGTCTCTCTGGAGGGGCTTGGGTGGGGAGTGGCAGCGCAGACAGCAGGGCAGGCAGCGACTATATGAACATGTCTCCAATCAGTGCACGTTCTGTAAATGGCAGCCCCCCACCTCCTGATCACACCAGCCATTTGGAGACCAGTTCCCAACAGCAAGCCCCCAAGATGGTGTATTCTTACTATTCCCTTCCCCGGTCATACAAACATAACCCTTCTGCTGGACACTTTGACGATGGGCCCGGACGAGGCAGGAGGCCCAACGGTAGTTGTAGTAGGGGAATGGGTGGAGGTAGGACTATGGGAGGGCGTCAGGAGCAACCAGCAGTGGAAAACCCGGTGGTTGGACGCCACTtgtcgctctcctcctcctcatattCCTCCAGCTCAGCCAGCAGCGAGAGCCTTGGGGAGAGTGAGGACCGAGCTACCCAGGCATTGGCTGGGGGAGCTCAGTCCAAAGACGGGAGTAAGCTCCAGCAGAGACGGGGCTCTGGTGGGTTTTCCAAGCAGGGTGGCCATACTAGAAACAGACCAGTGAGCCTGTTTGTTGATGTATCCAAGGCTAATACTCTTCCTAGAGTCCGTGAGAACCCCCTGCCCCCAGAACCTAAGAGCCCTGGGGAATACGTAAGCATTGAGTTTAAGGGGGAAAAGTGCAGCCAGACTGGGGTTACAGGAGGGCGTGGCAGGGGTCTCAGGCACGGCTTATCACTGCCTCATTGCTCGAGCAGCCAGCATCCTCAACACAGGCCAACGTCTTGCTTAGGTAACTTCGTCCCCCTCTCCCGTAGCCCATCCGCCCCCATCACTCCCCCAGCTGCCTCTGAGTATGTCAACATGGACCTGGGCCCTTCTCCGTCCCCTTCACCCCTCTCACTCACCCCACTAGTTTTCCCATCTTTCCACACCCCTCCCACGCCTCCAACTCTTGCTCATGCCCCCAAAGCCTGTGATGAGGGTAGTAGTGGTCCTCATGAGGAAAGCGCCAAAGTGGCTGAAGCTCCACTtaggaaaagcagagaaaatgctCCATCAGTGACAGAGTCCGAGTCTCCTACATCTTGTGGTGACTACACAGAGATGGCCTTCAGCTTGAATAGCAACACCGTCCCTAGGTCATCATCCAGTGTCTCCCCCAAAGCCCCTTCCCCCACCAGGACTGATCCCTCTGTTCCAGTGTTGTCACGGGGTCTTGACTTCCCCCTAGCCAAACCAGGACTCAACCCTGACCATGGGGCTAAAGTTATCCGGGCCGACCCCCAAGGACGCAGGCGGCATTGCTCAGAAACCTTCCTCGCCTCACCTTCCCTCCCCACCTCTACCTCtacgtcctcctcctcctccactgcctcCCTCTTCCCAGAACACGCCCAAGCTGTGGCCCGCCGGCTCGGCTTTGAGAGCATGCTATGGGGTAACGGTGCTGTGAACGATACCCCTGCTCAGTGCCCCATCTCTGGACAGCAGCCCCTTCCCACAAACTCCCAAACTTCGTCCACAGAGCAAGGCCTTAACTACATTGACTTGGACCTGGTCAACAAAGAGAGCCCCCATTTGGGACTGGACGGACCCTCAGGTAGCCAGGCTCCCTCTCGCCTCTTCTCTGTGCTGGGCGGAGGCTCCGGGATTGGGGGAGTGGGCGCAGCAgtcggcagcagcagcagctccagcctCAACACGTACGCCAGCATCGACTTCTACAAATCGGAGGAGCTGCGGACACATCAGAATGGAAACAAGGAGGGAACAG